One stretch of Dissulfurimicrobium hydrothermale DNA includes these proteins:
- a CDS encoding ATP-binding cassette domain-containing protein: MSALETVQASGSVPVERPAAAVSIRHVKKMFKAGSRIITALDDLCIDVAPSCITGLIGPDGAGKTTLMRLILGLILPDEGEITVFGTDVIKDPGVVQKDAGYMPQRFGLYEDLTVLENMELYGDLKDLPADQRKKRYEDLFKMSGLAPFTSRLAGRLSGGMKQKLGLICTLLSSPRLLILDEPTVGVDPLSRRELWTIVNRMVEKEGMTVILSTAYLDEAERCQDVILLHEGRLIKQAEPKVFTDMMAGQSFMVTAPSLGKRALRQRLSGIKGVIDSTIQADGVRLVVKKGMDTAASVSDVCPQANVSPVPARFEDAFVFLVRQKEIPSSVGPLMRDAGLDVSAASDVANGVIDVEIQAVECQPEGASNLDDLHDVIVVKGLERWFGGFCAVKNVSFSVKKGEIFGLLGANGAGKSTTFRMLCGLLPPSDGHLEVAGEDLRRAPARARAKIGYMAQKFSLYVNLTVAQNLNFFAGVYGLNGARKKERISWALEEFELESYKDTTSSELPLGYKQRLALAASLMHEPHILFLDEPTSGVDPIARREFWTRINTLAESGVTVLVTTHFMEEAEYCDRLAIMARGEVLALGAPDELKAKYLPDIKHATMEEVFISILEGRRENVH, encoded by the coding sequence ATGTCGGCCTTGGAAACCGTTCAAGCGTCAGGCAGTGTACCTGTTGAAAGACCTGCAGCGGCTGTTTCCATAAGGCATGTCAAAAAGATGTTCAAGGCTGGATCACGTATTATAACCGCCCTTGACGACCTGTGCATTGATGTGGCGCCTTCGTGTATCACGGGGCTTATAGGTCCTGACGGTGCGGGAAAGACCACGCTCATGCGTTTGATCCTTGGCCTCATTTTACCAGATGAAGGCGAGATAACGGTCTTTGGTACGGATGTAATAAAAGACCCAGGGGTGGTTCAAAAGGATGCTGGTTACATGCCACAGCGTTTCGGTCTGTATGAAGACCTGACGGTACTTGAGAATATGGAGCTCTACGGTGATCTCAAGGATCTCCCGGCCGATCAACGCAAAAAACGCTATGAAGACCTCTTTAAGATGTCAGGCCTTGCGCCATTTACATCCCGCCTTGCAGGGAGACTTTCGGGCGGCATGAAGCAGAAGCTTGGTCTCATATGTACCCTCCTGAGCAGTCCGCGACTCCTCATCCTCGATGAACCGACTGTTGGTGTGGACCCTTTGTCGCGCCGTGAGCTCTGGACGATAGTGAATCGCATGGTGGAGAAAGAGGGCATGACGGTCATTTTGAGCACGGCATATCTTGATGAGGCCGAGCGTTGTCAGGATGTGATACTCCTGCATGAAGGAAGGCTTATAAAGCAGGCTGAGCCAAAGGTCTTTACTGATATGATGGCAGGTCAGAGTTTTATGGTTACCGCACCGTCTCTTGGGAAGCGGGCGCTCAGGCAGCGGCTTTCTGGTATCAAGGGCGTAATCGACAGCACCATTCAGGCCGATGGGGTGCGGCTTGTAGTTAAAAAAGGCATGGATACAGCCGCTTCTGTGTCAGACGTCTGTCCACAGGCTAATGTCAGCCCTGTTCCGGCCCGTTTTGAAGACGCATTTGTCTTTCTTGTCCGGCAGAAAGAGATCCCGTCCTCCGTTGGTCCTCTGATGCGCGATGCCGGTCTTGATGTCTCTGCCGCCTCGGATGTCGCTAACGGCGTGATTGATGTCGAGATCCAGGCAGTCGAGTGTCAGCCGGAAGGCGCATCAAATTTGGATGATCTCCATGATGTGATTGTTGTGAAGGGTCTTGAGCGGTGGTTCGGCGGGTTTTGTGCGGTCAAAAACGTAAGTTTCTCAGTAAAAAAGGGCGAGATATTCGGGCTTTTGGGGGCAAACGGCGCTGGCAAATCCACCACCTTCCGGATGCTCTGTGGCCTTTTGCCGCCAAGTGACGGACACCTTGAGGTCGCAGGCGAGGATTTGAGGCGCGCCCCTGCCAGGGCCAGGGCGAAGATCGGCTATATGGCCCAGAAGTTTTCCCTCTATGTTAATCTCACCGTGGCCCAGAATCTGAATTTTTTTGCAGGGGTCTATGGTCTGAACGGGGCACGGAAGAAAGAGCGCATCAGCTGGGCGCTTGAGGAATTTGAGCTTGAGTCATATAAAGATACGACAAGCAGCGAGCTGCCGCTCGGCTACAAGCAGCGCCTTGCCCTAGCCGCGTCGCTTATGCACGAGCCGCATATACTCTTTCTGGATGAACCGACCTCCGGGGTTGACCCGATAGCCAGGAGGGAGTTCTGGACAAGGATCAACACCCTTGCCGAGAGCGGCGTGACCGTCCTTGTAACTACGCATTTCATGGAAGAGGCCGAGTACTGCGACAGGCTTGCCATCATGGCCCGGGGTGAGGTGTTGGCGCTCGGGGCGCCGGATGAGCTGAAGGCAAAATATCTCCCAGATATCAAGCATGCAACAATGGAGGAGGTATTTATTTCGATATTGGAGGGGAGGAGAGAGAATGTCCATTGA
- a CDS encoding ABC transporter permease, translated as MSIDRVRLFALMKKETLQIVRDPSSIAIAIVLPVVLLFIFGYGVTLDARHVPIGVVIDNPGPEAADFVSGLRQSEYFEPIGFSSIGEAQLAMMRGKVDSIIWFKSDFARKIKEKDASIGVFVNGVDANTARLIEGYLTGVWGQWLTRRALMSFGAGLGQGAVLESRIWFNPEVRSRNYLVPGLIAVIMTLTGALLTAMVVAREWERGTMEALMSTPVTIAEILVGKVIPYFMLGMGGMGLSVLMAVYLFNVPFYGSYVVLFIASSLYLLAALGMGLLISTVARSQFVAGQMAIIATYLPAFILSGFIFDIRSMPFPIRVITHVIPARYFVSILQTVFSAGDVYPVIFANAAALVVIASFFMGVVAIKSKKHLR; from the coding sequence ATGTCCATTGATCGCGTAAGGCTCTTTGCTCTTATGAAAAAGGAGACGCTTCAGATCGTGCGCGATCCATCGAGCATAGCCATTGCTATTGTATTGCCAGTGGTGCTCCTCTTTATATTTGGTTATGGGGTTACTCTCGATGCGAGGCATGTCCCGATAGGGGTGGTGATCGATAACCCTGGGCCGGAGGCCGCTGATTTTGTAAGCGGACTCCGGCAGTCGGAGTATTTCGAGCCCATTGGATTTAGCTCTATAGGCGAGGCACAGCTGGCCATGATGAGGGGAAAGGTGGATTCAATCATCTGGTTCAAATCGGATTTCGCCAGAAAGATAAAGGAAAAGGATGCGTCTATAGGCGTCTTCGTAAACGGCGTCGACGCCAATACGGCGCGTCTGATTGAGGGATATCTTACAGGGGTTTGGGGACAGTGGCTTACGAGGCGCGCTCTGATGTCATTCGGTGCAGGCCTTGGTCAGGGGGCAGTGCTCGAATCAAGGATATGGTTCAATCCAGAGGTCAGGAGCAGAAACTACCTAGTCCCTGGGCTTATAGCGGTCATTATGACCTTGACCGGGGCGCTTCTTACGGCCATGGTTGTGGCAAGGGAGTGGGAACGGGGCACAATGGAGGCCCTGATGTCAACTCCTGTCACGATAGCCGAGATATTGGTCGGCAAGGTCATCCCCTATTTTATGCTCGGCATGGGCGGTATGGGGCTTTCAGTCTTGATGGCCGTATATCTGTTTAATGTCCCGTTTTATGGTTCATACGTCGTGCTTTTTATTGCGTCGTCTCTCTATCTCCTCGCCGCGCTCGGCATGGGGCTCTTGATCTCGACCGTAGCGAGGAGTCAGTTCGTCGCCGGTCAAATGGCGATCATTGCAACCTATTTACCCGCATTCATCCTCTCCGGTTTCATCTTTGACATACGGAGCATGCCGTTTCCCATCAGGGTCATAACACATGTGATCCCTGCAAGGTATTTCGTATCGATACTCCAGACCGTCTTTTCAGCAGGGGATGTCTATCCGGTCATATTTGCAAACGCCGCAGCCCTTGTAGTTATAGCGTCTTTTTTTATGGGTGTTGTGGCGATAAAGAGCAAAAAGCATCTGAGGTAG
- a CDS encoding ABC transporter permease gives MLARVISLVIKEFLALLRDKQGRFVLIGPPVIQLIVFGYAATFDLKDVPYAIYDEDRSPASRELIAHFDGSRAFEKVAYILDEGSIRPIIDDQKALMVLHIGRNFERDLLERRPAPVQVIIDGRNSNTAMLALNYVNEIVARFNEDLAMRYGIGGAPVRLDIRAWFNENLESRWFIVPGIVGLLTLVVTLIVTALSIAREREAGTFDQLLVTPLNPFEILLGKTIPGMIIGLIEASFIILVTVYWFDIPLRGSVIALYLGLGLFILSAIGVGLMISSFAVTQQQGLLGAFLFLVPAVTLSGFATPIANMPVVVQKLTLINPFRYFLVVVREVFLEGAGARLLVNQYWPMAVIGLVTLFTAALMFRHRMY, from the coding sequence ATGTTGGCTAGGGTTATATCACTCGTGATAAAGGAATTTCTGGCCCTTTTAAGGGACAAACAAGGCAGATTCGTCTTGATCGGTCCGCCTGTCATTCAGCTTATCGTCTTTGGCTATGCCGCTACATTTGATCTTAAAGACGTCCCCTATGCGATCTATGACGAAGACAGGAGTCCTGCATCCAGAGAGCTTATAGCGCATTTCGATGGCTCAAGGGCCTTTGAAAAGGTGGCCTATATCCTGGACGAGGGGTCCATCAGACCCATTATAGACGATCAGAAGGCGTTGATGGTCCTTCATATAGGGAGGAACTTCGAGCGTGATCTCTTGGAGAGGCGTCCTGCGCCGGTCCAGGTGATAATCGACGGCCGTAATTCCAACACCGCCATGCTGGCCCTGAATTATGTAAACGAGATAGTGGCCAGGTTCAATGAGGATCTGGCGATGCGATATGGCATTGGCGGTGCACCTGTCCGGCTCGATATCCGCGCTTGGTTTAATGAGAATCTTGAGAGCAGGTGGTTCATAGTCCCGGGAATCGTCGGTCTCTTGACCTTGGTAGTGACGCTTATAGTGACTGCCCTTTCCATAGCTAGGGAGCGGGAGGCCGGTACCTTTGATCAGCTTCTGGTCACCCCCTTGAACCCGTTTGAGATTCTCCTTGGAAAGACCATTCCAGGCATGATAATTGGCCTTATTGAAGCGAGTTTTATTATACTTGTGACGGTTTACTGGTTTGACATCCCTCTGAGGGGCAGCGTCATCGCCCTTTATCTTGGGCTCGGTCTCTTTATTTTATCTGCAATAGGTGTAGGTCTTATGATCTCATCCTTTGCTGTGACCCAGCAACAGGGGCTTCTGGGTGCGTTTTTGTTTCTGGTGCCGGCTGTGACGCTGTCCGGCTTTGCGACACCCATCGCCAATATGCCGGTCGTCGTGCAGAAATTGACACTCATAAACCCGTTTCGATATTTTCTAGTGGTGGTCCGGGAGGTCTTTCTGGAAGGGGCTGGGGCCAGACTTTTGGTCAATCAATACTGGCCCATGGCGGTCATTGGGCTCGTAACCCTTTTTACTGCCGCATTGATGTTCAGACATAGGATGTATTAG
- a CDS encoding ATP-binding protein, with translation MAVKSLRTLSFLFGLLFASATALPIFFVAEGSLHDLAFNLATEGIFERIDGSLNKIDQRYEELRILGLDDSPEHLATLKAGSLRDLSRDLSSKTYIVPGTALVITKDGTVLIGNDIQDLKSQNGVVRGLLNEMDGKARGVATYTVHGTKKIACLRYYPPWQAYVGIGVNIDDIHALHKRFTEISLAAITAAFALAALLALAVHRFIIAPLISLSVYAMEISKGNYGVEIEGRFPMEIGVLKAAFEGMVGRVKENMAEIVRQLEIIKERGAERDEALKASQLNEERLTVTIRCMGDGVISTDLSSKVTLINKTAERLLGISHVQAIGKEIGEIFTINDENGHNIDPVRDALTQNRLIESRGRESLVPKTRGGFDCAYACSPILDSSSCAIGTVFVFRDITEHNRLVEQALIAEKLESVGLLAGGIAHDFNNILTPIHSGISAALSHINEPQRLEKLLRPALKAAERAVGLTHQLLTFAKGGEPVKEDASLEEIVKDTAGFVLSGASIICHYEFAPNLWLASVDKRQISQVIQNIVLNARQAMKNNGLITIRAENLEYTNETGCEGEKDIPLAPGRYVKLTIEDSGPGIPQHILDRIFEPYFTTKTEGSGLGLAVTRSIVTRHGGHITVSSNKGKGASFTIYLPASSGHALGHTLHVGPSEHTKRDGRLILMDDDEMILELAKILLEDMGYQVLTARDGRQAVDLYKAAMNEGRPVSAVIMDITVLGGMGAKETMPELLKIDPGCKGVVSSGYSQDPIMSNYKEYGFAAALPKPYRMEDLAAMLDKIQA, from the coding sequence ATGGCCGTCAAGTCCCTTCGCACGCTCTCCTTTCTGTTCGGGCTTTTATTCGCCTCAGCAACGGCCCTGCCCATATTCTTCGTGGCCGAAGGGTCCCTGCACGACCTTGCGTTCAACCTGGCAACAGAGGGAATCTTCGAAAGGATAGATGGTAGCCTAAACAAAATCGACCAACGTTATGAGGAACTGCGCATCCTTGGCCTTGACGACAGCCCTGAACACCTGGCAACATTAAAGGCTGGCAGCCTGCGCGACCTCTCCAGAGATCTCTCGTCAAAAACCTATATCGTCCCCGGCACTGCGCTAGTAATAACCAAAGACGGCACCGTCCTTATAGGCAATGACATCCAGGACCTGAAAAGTCAGAACGGCGTGGTCCGGGGGCTCTTAAATGAGATGGACGGCAAGGCAAGGGGGGTCGCAACCTATACGGTGCACGGCACAAAGAAGATAGCCTGTCTCAGATATTACCCGCCATGGCAGGCATATGTCGGGATAGGGGTCAATATTGACGATATCCATGCCCTGCACAAGCGCTTCACGGAGATCAGCCTCGCTGCCATTACAGCGGCCTTCGCGCTGGCCGCCCTTCTTGCGCTCGCAGTGCATCGCTTTATCATAGCACCGCTCATCTCCCTCTCGGTCTATGCGATGGAGATCTCCAAGGGCAACTACGGGGTCGAGATAGAAGGCCGTTTCCCTATGGAGATCGGGGTGCTGAAGGCCGCCTTTGAAGGAATGGTAGGCAGGGTCAAGGAAAATATGGCCGAAATAGTAAGGCAATTGGAGATCATAAAGGAAAGGGGGGCCGAGAGGGACGAGGCGCTCAAGGCCTCACAACTGAACGAGGAACGCCTGACTGTCACCATCCGCTGCATGGGCGACGGTGTTATCTCCACAGACCTTTCGTCAAAAGTTACCCTCATAAACAAGACGGCCGAAAGACTCCTGGGGATTAGCCATGTCCAGGCCATCGGAAAAGAGATCGGCGAGATATTCACCATCAATGATGAAAACGGGCATAATATCGATCCAGTCAGGGATGCGCTGACACAGAACAGACTCATAGAAAGCCGCGGCAGGGAAAGTCTCGTACCAAAAACAAGGGGTGGATTCGACTGCGCCTACGCCTGTTCGCCCATACTGGACAGCTCGAGTTGCGCAATCGGAACGGTGTTCGTCTTCAGGGACATAACTGAACACAACCGTCTAGTCGAACAGGCCTTAATTGCTGAAAAACTTGAATCAGTGGGCCTGCTGGCAGGCGGTATAGCACACGACTTCAACAACATCCTGACCCCGATACACTCAGGCATCAGCGCCGCCCTGAGCCACATAAATGAACCACAGAGGCTTGAAAAGCTGCTTAGGCCAGCCCTCAAGGCAGCCGAAAGGGCCGTAGGCCTTACGCATCAGCTCCTGACCTTCGCCAAGGGCGGTGAGCCGGTGAAAGAAGACGCCTCTCTTGAGGAAATAGTAAAGGACACAGCCGGATTTGTATTGAGCGGCGCCAGCATTATATGCCACTACGAGTTCGCCCCGAACCTCTGGCTGGCCAGCGTTGACAAACGTCAGATCAGCCAAGTCATCCAAAACATTGTTTTAAATGCCAGACAGGCCATGAAAAACAACGGCCTCATCACTATCAGGGCCGAGAATCTCGAGTATACAAACGAGACTGGGTGCGAAGGAGAAAAGGATATACCGCTTGCACCAGGACGTTATGTAAAGCTGACGATCGAGGATAGTGGCCCAGGAATACCACAACACATCCTTGACCGTATCTTTGAGCCTTATTTCACCACCAAGACGGAGGGGAGCGGCCTTGGTCTCGCGGTGACTCGCTCCATAGTTACAAGGCACGGCGGGCACATAACGGTCAGTTCAAACAAAGGCAAAGGTGCCTCCTTTACAATCTATCTACCTGCATCATCAGGGCATGCCTTGGGTCATACCCTACATGTCGGACCAAGCGAGCACACAAAAAGGGACGGGAGGCTCATACTCATGGATGACGACGAGATGATCCTCGAACTGGCCAAAATACTCCTTGAAGACATGGGATATCAGGTCTTGACGGCACGAGATGGGAGACAGGCTGTCGACCTCTATAAAGCCGCAATGAATGAAGGCCGCCCAGTGAGTGCGGTCATCATGGACATCACGGTCCTAGGCGGCATGGGCGCAAAAGAGACCATGCCCGAATTGTTAAAGATAGATCCTGGGTGCAAGGGCGTCGTGTCGAGCGGCTACTCACAGGATCCGATTATGTCTAATTATAAGGAATATGGCTTTGCAGCGGCCCTGCCCAAACCATATCGGATGGAAGACTTGGCCGCGATGCTGGATAAGATACAGGCCTAA
- a CDS encoding ABC transporter substrate-binding protein encodes MKRFIFLLAFAATVLFLSQPIIAADEDIKQVVIIRYPIEPMAFQGVVDGFKKAMASQGLREGRDVIYIDILTRWKDERSVPEVLDAVKRYKKKAALFVTCGWVSLYVKQALKGSDTPQIFVPVLDSVALELVPGLSHPSGLNITGVYLMYPPGKVLRLAMALIPGLKRMAYVYDSRIPADLSYKKAFEAVTETGAVKVIYPDIAKGMNEVTRVIRRSDVQAVCYLVGGMRYVKELNELGVPIVTAYAFDVDETALKKRLAKEKATLAGYFNPFSYCGFRAGLMAARILTGTKAGEIAPEAARQMLFINLTASKMFLIPIDLQALETADLVIR; translated from the coding sequence ATGAAAAGATTCATATTCCTCCTTGCCTTTGCCGCCACTGTCCTATTCCTTTCTCAACCCATTATCGCGGCGGACGAAGATATAAAACAGGTGGTCATAATCCGCTATCCCATAGAACCTATGGCCTTTCAAGGCGTTGTGGACGGATTTAAAAAGGCCATGGCATCACAGGGGTTAAGGGAGGGCAGGGATGTGATCTATATCGACATCCTTACCAGATGGAAGGATGAACGTTCGGTTCCTGAGGTGCTGGACGCTGTGAAGCGCTATAAGAAAAAAGCGGCCCTCTTCGTCACCTGCGGCTGGGTCTCTCTATATGTAAAACAGGCCCTGAAAGGCTCGGACACCCCGCAAATATTTGTCCCGGTACTGGACAGCGTGGCTCTGGAACTGGTACCCGGCCTTAGCCATCCATCCGGCTTGAACATAACCGGCGTCTATCTCATGTATCCACCCGGCAAAGTCCTGCGCCTGGCAATGGCGCTCATCCCCGGTCTAAAACGCATGGCCTATGTGTATGATTCCCGCATCCCAGCAGACCTCTCCTACAAAAAGGCCTTTGAAGCCGTCACCGAGACCGGCGCAGTCAAAGTAATCTACCCAGACATTGCGAAGGGCATGAACGAAGTGACAAGGGTGATAAGGCGCAGCGATGTCCAGGCCGTCTGCTATCTTGTCGGCGGCATGAGATATGTAAAGGAACTTAACGAGCTAGGAGTCCCAATAGTCACAGCCTACGCCTTTGACGTGGACGAAACGGCGCTCAAGAAGAGGCTTGCTAAAGAAAAGGCGACACTGGCAGGTTACTTCAACCCCTTTTCATACTGCGGATTCCGGGCGGGTCTCATGGCCGCCAGGATCTTAACGGGCACCAAAGCCGGGGAAATCGCACCGGAGGCCGCAAGGCAAATGCTATTCATAAACCTCACTGCGTCCAAGATGTTCCTCATCCCGATTGACCTCCAAGCCCTCGAGACCGCCGATCTCGTCATCAGGTAA
- the hemB gene encoding porphobilinogen synthase translates to MMFPEYRARRMRRSEALRAMVRETELSVKHLVYPLFIIPGSGIKEQINAMPGCFHLSVDKAAEEAKEILDLGIPAVIVFGLPEHKDSRGTEAWSQHGTVQKAVPAIKKAAPDLVVITDVCMCEYTSHGHCGVVSKDGVENDATLESLAKIALSHARSGADMVAPSDMMDGRIGAIREALDENGFEHIPIMSYAVKYASAFYGPFREAADSAPQFGDRRSYQMDPPNQREAVREAMLDLEEGADILMVKPAMPYLDIIHLLRQEFTLPIAAYQVSGEYSMIKAAARSGWIDEARAIDESLTCIRRAGADIIITYFAKDYAKGQA, encoded by the coding sequence ATGATGTTTCCTGAGTATCGGGCAAGGAGGATGCGGCGTAGCGAGGCCCTGCGCGCCATGGTGCGCGAGACGGAATTGAGCGTAAAACATCTTGTATATCCGCTCTTTATCATCCCTGGGAGCGGGATCAAGGAACAGATAAACGCCATGCCAGGCTGTTTCCACCTCTCTGTGGACAAGGCCGCCGAAGAGGCAAAAGAGATACTCGACCTCGGGATACCTGCGGTCATAGTCTTCGGCCTACCTGAACACAAAGATTCAAGGGGGACAGAGGCTTGGTCGCAGCACGGCACCGTTCAAAAGGCTGTGCCAGCCATAAAAAAAGCAGCTCCCGACCTTGTGGTGATAACCGATGTATGTATGTGCGAATACACATCGCACGGCCACTGCGGCGTCGTATCCAAAGACGGGGTGGAAAACGACGCAACACTCGAATCTCTCGCAAAGATCGCCCTCTCCCATGCAAGGTCTGGGGCCGACATGGTTGCACCATCCGACATGATGGATGGCAGGATCGGGGCGATAAGAGAGGCCTTGGATGAAAATGGCTTTGAACACATCCCTATCATGTCCTATGCAGTCAAATACGCCTCCGCCTTTTATGGTCCGTTCCGTGAGGCGGCTGACAGCGCCCCACAATTCGGAGACCGTCGCTCCTATCAAATGGACCCGCCAAACCAGAGAGAAGCCGTTCGCGAGGCCATGTTGGACCTTGAAGAGGGCGCTGACATCCTCATGGTCAAACCGGCCATGCCCTATCTTGACATAATCCACCTCCTGAGACAGGAATTCACACTGCCCATAGCGGCCTATCAAGTAAGCGGCGAATACTCGATGATCAAGGCAGCGGCCCGATCGGGTTGGATAGACGAGGCAAGGGCCATAGATGAATCACTGACCTGCATCCGACGGGCAGGCGCCGACATCATAATAACATATTTCGCTAAAGATTATGCAAAGGGGCAGGCCTAA
- a CDS encoding response regulator, which produces MKQNQTILLADTSERIRRQFQTAAERLKLRLILAEDGQEALDLAVEKLPDLIVIRRNAAVLDALSFSVLLKQSANTKDIPVIIICTEASTQERERFKDAGCCGCLEEPFSDQRVIEILERWLP; this is translated from the coding sequence GTGAAACAAAATCAAACTATACTGCTTGCCGACACATCCGAGAGGATAAGAAGACAGTTCCAAACGGCTGCCGAAAGGCTTAAACTGAGGCTCATACTTGCTGAAGACGGCCAGGAGGCGCTTGATTTGGCTGTCGAAAAACTCCCCGACCTCATAGTTATAAGGAGAAATGCAGCCGTATTGGATGCCCTTTCCTTCAGTGTACTCCTAAAGCAATCGGCGAATACCAAAGACATACCTGTAATCATCATCTGTACTGAGGCATCGACACAGGAACGGGAGCGCTTCAAAGATGCAGGTTGCTGCGGCTGCCTGGAAGAACCCTTTTCAGATCAAAGGGTTATCGAGATATTAGAGAGGTGGTTGCCATGA
- a CDS encoding AAA family ATPase gives MDNQKNDLGPKEEPMHSDTTKETAAREVPSQKDLEKEISDYLSKRYGGKVRVISHMLLPEELDHKRLSDGTGRGVHGGHKIHFNLKPEELEAWLNRFVVRQEKAKAILATKICTHFNRIEYLRKMGKSVQAHGPGNIKNNIILIGPTGSGKTFLIKLIADRLGVPFVKGDATKFSETGYVGGDVEDLVRDLVQEADGDIELAQCGIVYIDEIDKIASSPNVHGPDISRAGVQRALLKPLEETEVDLRVPHDPISQIEAIERYRQTGKREKKTLNTRDVLFIASGAFSGLSEIIKKRLTRQGIGFGADICIKDDEYWLDFVKPQDLIEYGFESEFIGRFPVVAVLHELSEDDLYQILKNPESAVVRGKKQDFKIYGIDLRFEDDALRLLAAQAYQEHTGARALVSVMEKALMPFEKTLPSTEIKFLLVTEELVKDPETALKGLLSHPYDHSLIKRYEEIVDAEKRDLMERIEVDVSRCWRNTDVPFNPNRLKMINRLILEQDMCLDAAQETILSRIEQIKGYEDAFFDRCGIKIIFEEEAIDALIEGCLDDPENLRTACETICNILEYGLTLIKEKTGQENFSIPAEAVKGIESYINRLIRASYRSPQKSEAM, from the coding sequence ATGGATAATCAAAAAAACGATCTGGGTCCTAAAGAAGAACCAATGCACAGCGACACCACTAAAGAAACGGCGGCAAGGGAAGTCCCGTCCCAAAAAGACCTAGAGAAAGAAATAAGCGACTATCTCTCAAAACGATACGGCGGCAAGGTCCGCGTGATATCACACATGCTCTTGCCAGAAGAACTTGACCACAAAAGACTTTCCGATGGGACGGGAAGGGGTGTGCATGGCGGACATAAGATACACTTCAACCTCAAGCCCGAGGAGTTGGAGGCCTGGCTCAACAGGTTCGTCGTAAGACAGGAAAAGGCTAAGGCCATCCTAGCGACCAAGATCTGCACCCACTTCAATCGCATAGAATACCTAAGAAAGATGGGCAAAAGCGTACAGGCGCATGGGCCCGGCAACATAAAAAACAATATCATACTCATCGGTCCTACTGGCTCAGGAAAGACATTCCTTATAAAGCTCATAGCAGATCGCTTGGGCGTGCCCTTCGTCAAGGGAGACGCCACCAAATTCAGCGAAACAGGCTATGTCGGGGGCGACGTCGAAGACCTTGTCCGCGACCTTGTCCAAGAGGCCGATGGTGACATAGAGCTAGCTCAGTGTGGCATTGTCTATATAGATGAAATAGACAAGATAGCATCGTCGCCTAATGTACATGGACCTGATATCTCGCGCGCCGGCGTCCAGAGGGCCTTGCTTAAACCCCTCGAAGAGACCGAGGTCGATCTGCGCGTACCACATGATCCCATCTCCCAGATAGAGGCCATAGAGAGATACAGACAGACTGGCAAGAGGGAAAAGAAGACCTTAAATACCCGCGATGTCCTTTTTATTGCAAGCGGCGCCTTCTCAGGGCTCTCGGAGATTATAAAAAAGAGACTCACCAGACAGGGTATCGGTTTTGGTGCGGATATCTGCATAAAAGACGACGAATACTGGCTGGATTTTGTCAAACCGCAGGATCTTATCGAATACGGATTCGAGTCGGAGTTTATAGGCCGTTTTCCTGTTGTAGCCGTACTCCATGAATTGAGCGAGGACGATCTCTATCAGATACTCAAAAATCCTGAAAGTGCGGTCGTCAGAGGGAAAAAACAGGATTTCAAGATCTACGGTATAGATCTCAGGTTTGAAGACGACGCCCTGAGGCTGCTTGCCGCCCAGGCATATCAAGAGCACACCGGGGCCAGGGCGCTGGTAAGCGTCATGGAAAAGGCCCTTATGCCCTTTGAAAAAACATTGCCGTCCACCGAGATCAAATTCTTGCTCGTAACCGAAGAGCTGGTCAAAGATCCAGAAACTGCCCTGAAGGGCCTCCTGTCTCACCCCTATGACCACTCACTTATCAAGAGATATGAGGAGATAGTGGATGCCGAAAAAAGAGACCTCATGGAGCGCATTGAAGTGGATGTGTCGAGGTGCTGGCGAAATACGGATGTGCCCTTCAACCCAAACAGGCTAAAGATGATAAACCGTCTGATCCTGGAGCAAGACATGTGCCTAGATGCGGCCCAAGAAACAATCCTTTCCCGGATTGAGCAGATAAAAGGCTACGAAGACGCCTTTTTTGACAGATGCGGCATAAAAATCATCTTCGAAGAAGAGGCGATTGATGCGCTGATTGAAGGCTGCCTTGATGACCCAGAAAACCTACGCACAGCGTGCGAAACTATATGCAATATCCTGGAATACGGTCTGACGCTCATCAAAGAGAAGACCGGCCAGGAAAATTTCAGCATTCCAGCCGAGGCGGTGAAGGGCATCGAATCCTATATCAATAGACTCATCCGTGCAAGTTATCGTTCACCGCAAAAAAGCGAGGCGATGTGA